The following coding sequences lie in one Cryptococcus neoformans var. neoformans B-3501A chromosome 2, whole genome shotgun sequence genomic window:
- a CDS encoding hypothetical protein (HMMPfam hit to FAD_binding_6, Oxidoreductase FAD-binding domain, score: 45.8, E(): 1.2e-10; HMMPfam hit to NAD_binding_1, Oxidoreductase NAD-binding domain, score: 93.4, E(): 5.5e-25) has protein sequence MASVFARRPVLITATAVAVAGTAFYFSLPAPTRLDSAYNEVSRALSFPRNMVFSRDLKVRTVERVNHDTKKITLELPGGDSQISGVPASAAILTQHTSATSWFPILRPYTPISSPETPGILQLLVKCYPSGRASTRMHSLQPGDVLTVRGPLPGYTYTPSLTQPRSVLLVAGGAGITPIYSLAREILTAHAGDQTQVQLLWGVNGMNDIVLKDELEELERRYPERFKVTYAISGIGKMGEGEKYRKGHVSREMLEEAIKRCEGRLGDARGMKVFLCGPPKMEEALDGKKGVLRELGLGRKEIYKF, from the exons ATGGCTTCCGTCTTCGCCCGGAGACCAGTCCTCATCACTGCTACGGCTGTCGCTGTAGCAGGTACAGCCTTCtacttctctcttccagcaCCAACACGTCTCGATTCCGCGTATAATGAGGTCTCTAGGgccctctccttccctcgAAATATGGTCTTCTCCCGCGACCTGAAGGTCAGAACCGTCGAGCGAGTCAATCATGACACCAAGAAGATTACCTTAGAGCTGCCTGGTGGCGACAGTCAAATCAGCGGCGTGCCAGCCTCAG CCGCAATTCTAACCCAGCACACTTCCGCCACCTCCTGGTTCCCTATCCTCCGGCCTTATACCCCAATCTCTTCGCCTGAAACACCCGGCATCCTGCAGCTTCTCGTAAAATGCTACCCATCTGGCCGCGCCTCGACTCGCATGCACTCCCTCCAACCTGGCGACGTTCTCACCGTCCGCGGCCCTCTTCCAGGGTACACCTACACGCCCAGCCTTACGCAGCCGCGCTCTGTCCTTCTCGTAGCGGGTGGCGCGGGCATTACGCCCATCTACTCCTTAGCCCGTGAGATTCTGACGGCTCATGCGGGCGACCAGACGCAAGTACAGCTGTTGTGGGGCGTGAACGGGATGAATGACATCGTGCTTAAGGATGAACTAGAGGAGTTGGAACGGAGGTATCCGGAGAGGTTCAAGGTGACTTACGCCATCTCGGGAATCGGAAAGATGGGCGAAGGGGAGAAATATAGGAAGGGGCATGTGAGTCGAGAGAtgttggaagaggcgatAAAGCGGTGTGAGGGACGGTTAGGTGACGCGAgagggatgaaggtgtTCCTGTGTGGGCCGCccaagatggaggaggcgcTTGacgggaagaagggggttCTTCGAGAGCTGGGGTtagggaggaaggagatatATAAGTTCTAA